A single genomic interval of Natronoarchaeum philippinense harbors:
- a CDS encoding dienelactone hydrolase family protein: MSDDNSNLVAVQADDIELEGELIIPEGAEGLVVFAHGAGSSRHSPRNNFVAESLRERGLGTLLFDLLTEQEDLHRASRFDIDLLTRRLDAATEWLRGRDDAVDLRLGYFGSSTGAAAALRAAARRDDIAAVVSRGGRVDLATDQLPSVTAPTLCIVGGDDQQVLALNRQALGRLDAEKNLHVVPGAGHLFEGTGELEEVATVAGEWFQRHLSGEQYE, translated from the coding sequence GTGAGCGACGACAACTCGAACCTCGTCGCCGTACAGGCAGACGACATCGAACTGGAGGGCGAACTGATCATCCCGGAAGGGGCCGAGGGGCTGGTCGTGTTCGCCCACGGCGCCGGGAGCAGTCGGCACAGTCCGCGAAACAACTTCGTCGCCGAGTCGCTCCGGGAGCGCGGGCTCGGAACGTTGCTGTTCGATCTCCTGACCGAGCAGGAGGATCTGCACCGGGCGAGTCGCTTCGACATCGACCTGCTGACGCGGCGGCTGGACGCCGCGACTGAGTGGCTGCGCGGTCGCGACGACGCCGTCGATCTGCGGCTCGGCTACTTCGGATCGAGCACCGGCGCCGCGGCGGCGCTGCGGGCGGCGGCGCGTCGTGACGATATTGCCGCCGTCGTCTCCCGGGGCGGCCGCGTCGATCTCGCCACCGACCAACTGCCATCGGTGACCGCGCCGACGCTGTGTATCGTCGGGGGCGACGACCAACAGGTGCTGGCACTCAACCGACAGGCGCTCGGCCGACTCGACGCCGAGAAGAATCTGCACGTCGTGCCGGGTGCAGGTCATCTCTTCGAGGGAACGGGCGAACTCGAAGAAGTTGCGACTGTCGCAGGCGAGTGGTTCCAGCGACACCTCTCTGGAGAGCAGTACGAATAA
- the purD gene encoding phosphoribosylamine--glycine ligase: MTETVLLVGGGGREHAIARALAESDATLFACAGNRNPGIAEIAEGVETLDTTDPEAVVEYAESVDATLAVVGPEAPLAAGVADALDDAGVYAFGPQAEQARIETDKSFQREFMAEHDVSGCPDFEVFEDGEAACEYIDEYDGDLVIKPAGLTGGKGVKVIGDQVTAQEGKEYIRESEYDRIVLEERLVGEEFTIQGFVANGSLRITPAVQDHKRAYEGDEGPNTGGMGSYTDASFQLPFMDEGDSAEALAIMREVVDALEGYKGVLYGQFMLTADGIKVVEFNARFGDPEAMNTLPVLETDFLDVLVAARDGEALPELDFAEQATVCKYAVPDGYPTDPDAGAKVTIDEDNAGDAILYYASVDARDDGIYTTTSRSYAVVGVEESITEAEAVAENALERAGTEGLRVRHDIGTPELVQQRIDHVERLSE; the protein is encoded by the coding sequence ATGACAGAGACCGTTCTGCTGGTCGGCGGCGGCGGCCGCGAGCACGCGATCGCGCGCGCACTGGCCGAGTCCGACGCGACGCTGTTTGCCTGCGCTGGCAACCGAAATCCCGGCATCGCCGAGATCGCCGAGGGCGTCGAGACGCTCGACACGACCGATCCCGAAGCGGTCGTCGAGTACGCCGAATCCGTCGACGCGACGCTGGCCGTGGTCGGCCCCGAAGCGCCGCTGGCCGCGGGCGTCGCCGACGCGCTCGACGACGCCGGCGTCTACGCGTTCGGCCCGCAGGCCGAGCAGGCCCGCATCGAGACGGACAAGTCGTTCCAGCGGGAGTTCATGGCTGAACACGACGTGTCGGGCTGTCCCGACTTCGAGGTGTTCGAGGACGGCGAGGCCGCCTGCGAGTACATCGACGAGTACGACGGCGACCTCGTCATCAAGCCCGCGGGCCTCACCGGCGGCAAGGGCGTGAAGGTGATCGGTGATCAGGTCACCGCCCAGGAAGGCAAGGAGTACATCCGCGAGTCCGAGTACGATCGGATCGTCCTCGAAGAGCGACTGGTCGGCGAAGAGTTCACGATTCAGGGCTTCGTCGCCAACGGCTCGCTGCGGATCACGCCGGCCGTGCAGGACCACAAGCGCGCCTACGAGGGCGACGAAGGCCCCAACACCGGCGGGATGGGCAGCTATACTGACGCCTCCTTCCAGCTGCCGTTCATGGACGAGGGCGACTCCGCCGAGGCGCTGGCGATCATGCGCGAGGTCGTCGACGCGCTGGAGGGGTACAAGGGCGTGCTCTACGGCCAGTTCATGCTCACCGCCGACGGCATCAAGGTCGTCGAGTTCAACGCTCGCTTCGGCGATCCCGAGGCGATGAACACGCTGCCGGTGCTGGAGACTGACTTCCTCGACGTGCTGGTCGCGGCCCGCGATGGCGAGGCGCTGCCCGAACTGGACTTCGCCGAGCAAGCGACCGTCTGCAAGTACGCCGTCCCCGACGGCTACCCGACCGATCCCGACGCCGGGGCGAAAGTCACCATCGACGAAGATAACGCCGGCGACGCGATCCTCTACTACGCCAGCGTCGACGCCCGCGACGACGGCATCTACACGACGACCTCCCGATCCTACGCCGTCGTCGGGGTCGAGGAGTCGATCACCGAAGCCGAAGCAGTCGCCGAGAATGCGCTCGAACGCGCCGGCACCGAAGGACTGCGCGTGCGCCACGACATCGGGACGCCGGAACTGGTCCAGCAGCGTATCGACCACGTCGAGCGCCTGAGCGAATAG
- a CDS encoding DUF420 domain-containing protein, producing the protein MQARIGDNVALTAGILSVVSLVIVFAAALQAIPTALIPRAPDAVLDAIPTLNAVVSLAAIGTITAGVRAIRRGDVERHRKLMGTSFALFVGFLAMYLYRVTLIGPASFAGPDAIEQFVYYPVLAIHILLAIASLPPVYYALVLALTRPASALPSTNHARVGRVAAALWLISFALGIVVYLLLHVLF; encoded by the coding sequence ATGCAAGCCCGAATCGGGGACAACGTTGCGCTCACGGCGGGGATACTGAGCGTCGTCTCGCTGGTGATCGTGTTCGCGGCCGCGCTGCAGGCCATCCCGACGGCCCTGATCCCGCGGGCGCCGGACGCGGTGTTAGACGCCATTCCGACGCTGAACGCGGTGGTGAGCCTCGCCGCGATCGGGACGATCACGGCCGGCGTGCGGGCGATCCGTCGCGGCGACGTGGAGCGCCATCGCAAGCTGATGGGCACGTCGTTCGCGCTGTTCGTCGGGTTCTTGGCGATGTACCTCTACCGGGTGACGCTGATCGGACCCGCATCGTTCGCCGGCCCGGACGCCATCGAGCAGTTCGTCTACTACCCCGTGCTGGCGATTCACATCCTGCTTGCGATCGCCTCGCTCCCGCCCGTGTACTACGCGCTGGTACTCGCACTAACTCGACCGGCGAGCGCGCTTCCGTCGACGAACCACGCGCGTGTCGGCCGGGTTGCGGCGGCGCTGTGGCTCATCTCCTTTGCCCTCGGCATCGTGGTCTACCTGTTGTTGCACGTGCTGTTTTAG
- a CDS encoding GNAT family N-acetyltransferase — MDVRRAEVDDGEPIREVARQSMYASYSMSPDTIDAAVEQWYGEDEIDAAVAVEGRQFLVAERDGSIVGFADAVVVGDDETGDLHWLHVHPDYRGEGIARTLLDETRDALEERGVDVLRGMVLADNSEGNAFYRHHGFETVDEREIEIDGQRHVENIYVESVPSGLTATVPAGGRGEEGTDERLIEVATDDDGTVYADREDTETGTMAPFLVAYSDRELEDRFGYYCGNCESLATAMNSMGRIECGECGNARKPSRWDASYL; from the coding sequence ATGGACGTACGTCGAGCGGAAGTCGATGACGGGGAGCCGATCAGAGAGGTCGCACGGCAGTCGATGTACGCGTCCTACTCGATGAGTCCGGACACCATCGACGCCGCCGTCGAGCAGTGGTACGGCGAGGACGAGATCGACGCCGCAGTCGCCGTCGAGGGACGCCAGTTTCTGGTCGCCGAGCGCGACGGTTCGATCGTCGGCTTCGCCGACGCCGTCGTCGTCGGGGACGACGAGACCGGGGACCTCCACTGGCTCCACGTCCATCCCGACTACCGGGGCGAAGGCATCGCCCGGACGCTGCTGGACGAGACGCGGGACGCCCTCGAAGAGCGGGGCGTCGACGTGCTGCGCGGGATGGTGCTCGCGGACAACAGCGAGGGCAACGCCTTCTACCGACACCACGGCTTCGAGACGGTCGACGAGCGCGAGATCGAGATCGACGGCCAGCGACACGTCGAGAACATCTACGTCGAGAGCGTTCCCTCGGGACTGACCGCGACGGTGCCGGCCGGCGGGCGCGGCGAGGAGGGCACTGACGAGCGCCTGATCGAGGTGGCAACCGACGACGACGGAACCGTCTACGCCGACCGCGAGGACACGGAGACGGGCACGATGGCCCCGTTCCTCGTCGCCTACTCCGATCGAGAACTCGAAGACCGCTTTGGGTACTACTGCGGGAACTGCGAGTCGCTGGCGACGGCGATGAACTCGATGGGCCGCATCGAGTGTGGCGAGTGTGGCAACGCACGCAAGCCCTCGCGCTGGGACGCCTCGTACCTCTAG
- a CDS encoding acyltransferase → MPVSDDPRHERLARHGTAGPLNSLRHWPDARHPLRVMLNYVVIVICRISPSLKLKSWLLRRIGVTVGEGVSWGLESTPDVFWPDRITVEDHAIIGYDATLLCHEFLQDEYRLGDVVVGERAMIGAGAIVLPGVEIGAGAQVAANSLVVEDVPPGETVAGVPATPIGNGSMSDSEGGSTAFDGGDGSRE, encoded by the coding sequence GTGCCAGTGAGCGACGACCCACGCCACGAACGGCTCGCCCGCCACGGGACCGCCGGCCCGCTGAACTCGCTGCGACACTGGCCCGATGCCCGCCACCCGCTGCGAGTGATGCTCAACTACGTCGTGATCGTGATCTGCCGGATCTCGCCGAGCCTCAAGCTCAAAAGCTGGTTGCTTCGCCGCATCGGGGTCACGGTCGGCGAGGGCGTCTCGTGGGGACTCGAATCGACGCCCGATGTGTTCTGGCCCGACCGGATCACCGTCGAGGACCACGCTATCATCGGCTACGACGCCACGCTGCTGTGCCACGAGTTCCTGCAGGACGAGTATCGGCTGGGCGACGTTGTCGTCGGCGAGCGCGCGATGATCGGCGCCGGCGCAATCGTGCTTCCCGGCGTCGAGATCGGCGCCGGCGCGCAAGTCGCCGCGAACTCGCTGGTCGTCGAGGACGTGCCGCCGGGCGAGACGGTCGCCGGCGTCCCGGCGACGCCGATCGGCAACGGGTCGATGTCCGATTCGGAGGGCGGATCGACGGCGTTCGACGGCGGTGACGGCTCCCGAGAGTGA
- a CDS encoding DEAD/DEAH box helicase has protein sequence MDGDGAAQDATEPQDADTTAASSGEDADDGAASPDGEDADAEASSAEPSVALDEFHDALEDAGRPVVTASEVGRSLDHSQAEAVDALDGLVEADDVRRVDVETDPVVWYPAEWGELADRERVVPFPKRREIVVDKPTQFTRAQLSQFAHLADVSGNEAYRYEIRKEDIWQAPYDSFDRLLKTVRQVLPERLDGLEEWIEDQWDRARQFRLFTHEDGYTVLEARSAELMGNVARQKLDESQLRAPISDTESWVAEGSEAAIKRRLYEAGYPVQDQRDLDEGDPLDISLRMNLRGYQSDWVTRFVDAGSGVLVGPPGSGKTVAAMGVMEAVGGETLILVPTRELASQWRDTLLAHTDLDPDQIGEYHGGEKTVRPVTIATYQTAGMDRHRQLFDQRRWGLIVYDEVHHVPADVHRRSADLQASARLGLSATPIREDDREKEIYTLIGPPIGTDWDALFEAGYVQEPEVEIRYVPWDEETYQDEYATAERHEKRQLAAANPQKIEEVREILADHPGSKALIFADYIDQGDALAEALTLPFISGEMPHARRERLFSQFRRDERDALIVSRVGDEGIDLPDADLAILASGLGGSRRQGSQRAGRTMRPSGKARVFALATRGTTEEEFARRQLQHLQSKGVRVREVDSELDDGV, from the coding sequence TTGGATGGCGACGGCGCGGCGCAGGACGCCACCGAGCCACAGGACGCCGATACCACAGCGGCGTCGTCCGGCGAGGACGCCGATGACGGGGCGGCGTCGCCCGACGGCGAGGACGCCGATGCTGAAGCATCGTCTGCCGAGCCAAGTGTCGCACTCGACGAGTTCCACGACGCGCTGGAGGACGCCGGACGCCCGGTCGTCACCGCCAGCGAGGTCGGCCGGTCGCTCGACCACAGCCAAGCTGAGGCCGTCGACGCACTGGATGGACTGGTCGAAGCCGACGACGTGCGCCGCGTCGATGTCGAGACCGATCCGGTGGTCTGGTACCCCGCGGAGTGGGGCGAACTCGCCGACCGCGAGCGCGTCGTGCCGTTCCCGAAGCGCCGCGAGATCGTCGTCGACAAGCCAACCCAGTTCACCCGGGCGCAGCTCTCGCAGTTCGCCCACCTCGCCGATGTCTCCGGTAACGAAGCCTACCGCTACGAGATCCGCAAGGAAGACATCTGGCAAGCGCCGTACGACTCGTTCGACCGGCTGCTCAAAACCGTCCGACAGGTGCTCCCCGAGCGTCTGGACGGGCTAGAGGAGTGGATCGAAGACCAATGGGATCGGGCGCGGCAGTTCCGCCTGTTCACCCACGAGGACGGCTACACCGTGCTCGAAGCCCGGAGCGCCGAGTTGATGGGCAACGTCGCGCGCCAGAAGTTAGACGAATCGCAACTCCGCGCCCCCATCTCGGACACCGAGAGCTGGGTCGCCGAGGGATCGGAGGCGGCGATCAAGCGCCGACTGTACGAGGCCGGCTACCCCGTGCAGGACCAGCGCGATCTCGACGAGGGCGACCCGCTGGACATCTCCTTACGCATGAACCTTCGGGGCTACCAGTCCGACTGGGTGACCCGCTTCGTCGACGCCGGATCTGGCGTGCTCGTCGGCCCGCCGGGCAGCGGGAAGACCGTCGCCGCGATGGGCGTCATGGAGGCCGTCGGCGGCGAGACGCTGATCCTCGTCCCGACGCGCGAACTCGCCAGCCAGTGGCGCGACACGCTGCTCGCCCACACCGATCTCGACCCCGACCAGATCGGCGAGTACCACGGCGGTGAGAAGACCGTCCGACCAGTTACGATCGCAACGTACCAGACCGCCGGGATGGATCGGCACCGCCAGCTGTTCGATCAGCGCCGGTGGGGCCTGATCGTCTACGACGAGGTTCATCACGTCCCCGCGGACGTTCACCGGCGCAGTGCCGACCTACAGGCCAGCGCTCGGCTCGGCCTCTCGGCGACGCCGATCCGCGAGGACGACCGCGAGAAGGAGATCTACACGCTGATCGGACCGCCGATCGGCACCGACTGGGACGCGCTGTTCGAGGCGGGCTACGTCCAAGAGCCCGAGGTCGAAATTCGCTACGTACCGTGGGACGAGGAGACCTATCAGGACGAGTACGCCACCGCCGAACGCCACGAGAAGCGCCAGCTCGCCGCCGCGAACCCACAGAAGATCGAGGAGGTGCGCGAGATTCTCGCCGACCATCCCGGCTCGAAGGCGCTGATCTTCGCCGACTACATCGATCAGGGCGACGCCCTCGCCGAGGCGCTGACGCTGCCCTTCATCAGCGGCGAGATGCCACACGCCCGCCGGGAGCGGCTCTTCAGCCAGTTCCGGCGCGACGAGCGTGATGCGCTGATCGTCTCCCGGGTCGGCGACGAGGGGATCGATCTTCCGGACGCCGACCTCGCAATCTTGGCGTCGGGGCTGGGCGGGTCGCGCCGACAGGGCTCCCAACGCGCCGGGCGCACGATGCGGCCCTCGGGCAAAGCGCGCGTGTTCGCGCTCGCCACGCGCGGGACGACTGAAGAAGAGTTCGCCCGGCGACAGCTCCAGCACCTCCAGTCGAAGGGCGTGCGCGTCCGCGAGGTCGACAGCGAACTCGACGACGGCGTCTGA
- the sucC gene encoding ADP-forming succinate--CoA ligase subunit beta, translating to MKLHEYQAKQVFADAGIPTPASQLAESVDEVVAAAEEIGYPVAVKAQVQVGGRGKAGGIELVESEAEARDAAESILGMDLKGIHVDRVLVEEAVDFVNELYVGITMDRNKGQPVAMVSTKGGVDIEEVAEEDPDAIVREHVDPAFGMQPYQARRAVFEAGVDREVAIDAASVLRTLYQLWADSDASEAEINPLMVTSDDEVIAADAVMNIDEDALFRQPELAEMEDESAGGDELEQKADEYGFDYVRLSGNVGIIGNGAGLVMTTLDLVDHYGGEPANFLDVGGGAKAERIANALDMVFSDDNVDSVVFNIFGGITRGDEVAKGINEALEQFDEIPKPVTVRLAGTNWEEGMEILNEDLVTVEQTLEDAVQRAVEHAEEVEA from the coding sequence ATGAAACTTCACGAATATCAGGCGAAGCAGGTCTTCGCCGACGCCGGAATTCCGACGCCAGCGTCCCAGCTGGCCGAGAGCGTCGACGAAGTCGTTGCTGCCGCCGAGGAGATCGGCTACCCTGTCGCCGTCAAGGCGCAGGTGCAAGTCGGGGGGCGCGGCAAGGCCGGCGGGATCGAACTCGTCGAGAGCGAGGCCGAGGCCCGCGACGCCGCCGAGTCGATTCTGGGGATGGATCTCAAGGGGATCCACGTCGACCGCGTGCTCGTCGAGGAGGCCGTCGACTTCGTCAACGAGCTCTACGTCGGCATCACGATGGACCGCAACAAGGGCCAGCCCGTGGCGATGGTCTCGACCAAGGGCGGCGTCGACATCGAGGAGGTCGCCGAGGAGGATCCCGACGCGATCGTCCGCGAGCACGTCGACCCCGCCTTCGGGATGCAGCCCTATCAGGCACGACGCGCGGTCTTCGAGGCCGGCGTCGACCGCGAGGTCGCCATCGACGCGGCGTCGGTCCTGCGGACGCTGTACCAGCTCTGGGCTGACAGCGACGCCAGCGAGGCCGAGATCAACCCGCTGATGGTCACCAGCGACGACGAGGTCATCGCGGCCGACGCCGTGATGAACATCGACGAGGACGCGCTGTTCCGCCAGCCCGAACTCGCCGAGATGGAAGACGAGTCCGCGGGCGGCGACGAACTCGAACAGAAGGCCGACGAGTACGGCTTCGACTACGTCCGTCTCTCGGGCAACGTCGGCATCATCGGCAACGGCGCCGGCCTCGTGATGACGACGCTGGACCTCGTGGACCACTACGGCGGCGAACCCGCCAACTTCCTCGACGTGGGCGGCGGCGCGAAGGCCGAACGGATCGCCAACGCGCTGGACATGGTGTTCTCGGACGACAACGTCGACTCGGTCGTGTTCAACATCTTCGGCGGGATCACCCGCGGCGACGAGGTCGCCAAGGGGATCAACGAGGCCTTAGAGCAGTTCGACGAGATTCCCAAGCCCGTGACGGTTCGCCTCGCGGGCACCAACTGGGAGGAGGGCATGGAGATCCTCAACGAGGATCTCGTAACGGTCGAGCAGACGCTCGAAGACGCGGTACAGCGTGCCGTCGAGCACGCCGAGGAGGTGGAAGCATGA
- the sucD gene encoding succinate--CoA ligase subunit alpha: MSVLVDDDTRVIVQGITGGEGKFHAEQMMEYGTNVVGGAVPGRGGQEVAGVPVYDTVDEAARAEDADASVIFVPPAFAGDAIMESLDSSLDLAVAITEGVPTQDMARVNKRLSEVDTKLIGPNCPGIITPGEAKLGILPGNIFSSGNVGLVSRSGTLTYQVVDNLTDRGLGQSTAIGIGGDPIIGTTFIDALEEFENDPDTHAVAMCGEIGGEDEEKAARYIAENMDTPVVGFIAGRTAPPGKRMGHAGAIVSGSGTGTAESKISALNDAGVEVGDTPEEVADAVEDLL; encoded by the coding sequence ATGAGTGTTCTCGTAGACGACGACACGCGCGTTATCGTGCAGGGTATCACCGGCGGGGAAGGCAAGTTCCACGCCGAACAGATGATGGAGTACGGCACCAACGTCGTCGGCGGCGCGGTGCCCGGCCGCGGCGGCCAAGAGGTCGCCGGCGTCCCGGTGTACGACACCGTCGACGAGGCCGCACGCGCCGAAGACGCCGACGCCTCCGTGATCTTCGTCCCGCCGGCGTTCGCCGGCGACGCCATCATGGAGTCGCTCGATTCCTCGCTCGATCTCGCCGTGGCGATCACCGAGGGCGTCCCGACACAGGACATGGCGCGGGTCAACAAGCGCCTCTCCGAGGTCGACACCAAACTGATCGGCCCGAACTGCCCCGGCATCATCACGCCCGGCGAGGCCAAGCTCGGCATCCTGCCCGGCAACATCTTCTCGTCGGGCAACGTCGGTCTCGTCTCCCGCTCGGGGACGCTGACCTACCAAGTCGTCGATAACCTCACCGACCGCGGGCTGGGCCAGTCGACCGCGATCGGTATCGGCGGCGACCCGATCATCGGGACGACGTTCATCGACGCCCTCGAAGAGTTCGAGAACGACCCCGACACCCACGCGGTCGCCATGTGCGGCGAGATCGGCGGCGAGGACGAGGAGAAGGCCGCCCGCTACATCGCCGAGAACATGGACACGCCGGTCGTCGGCTTCATCGCGGGCCGCACCGCGCCGCCGGGCAAGCGCATGGGCCACGCGGGCGCCATCGTCTCCGGGTCGGGGACGGGCACCGCCGAGTCGAAGATCTCGGCGCTCAACGACGCCGGCGTCGAGGTCGGCGACACGCCCGAGGAAGTCGCAGACGCCGTCGAAGACCTGCTGTAG
- a CDS encoding GNAT family N-acetyltransferase, translating to MSKPTTPGNGDEPTAAASEYARARTGRSTVGDAAGRAETERDGYVVRPYRPNDKEQFFELYEAVFGEQRTDEWFSWRYGGPYADRPRMFVAERAGELVGAEPFISFGMRAGDETTLAIQPADAMVHPDHRRNGLLTRMTERALEHFGDREPSFVFNFPNEEAKGAYLKLGWVEVGSVATAYRIQNPSRFFSASSANLDAVASTAADAGATAFHRVRDAVRTTDGSIDVRRHDGVPAGRLASLYGEAVPERIHTPRTTAFLDWRYANPNWDARTYTAHRGGDLLAALVTVDERGDGLRTKKVLDGFPLVGQRARSNAFSALLSAVIGDADDADIVTVGADTLPNAVLSEHGFYWDDRPPLSLLGSLTTVVARPLSLTQPTDWTVGNCDLPERRDWRLPLAEQDCSS from the coding sequence ATGAGCAAACCGACTACGCCGGGCAACGGCGACGAGCCGACCGCCGCAGCGTCCGAGTACGCGCGCGCTCGCACCGGGCGTTCGACAGTCGGCGACGCCGCCGGTCGGGCCGAAACCGAGCGGGACGGGTACGTCGTACGCCCGTATCGGCCGAACGACAAAGAGCAGTTCTTCGAGCTGTACGAGGCAGTCTTCGGCGAGCAACGCACCGACGAGTGGTTCTCGTGGCGATACGGCGGCCCCTACGCTGATCGGCCCCGGATGTTCGTCGCCGAGCGCGCGGGCGAGCTAGTCGGTGCCGAGCCGTTCATCTCCTTTGGCATGCGAGCGGGCGACGAGACGACGCTGGCGATCCAACCTGCCGACGCGATGGTCCACCCGGACCACCGTCGGAACGGACTCTTGACGCGGATGACCGAGCGCGCGCTCGAGCACTTCGGAGACCGCGAACCGTCGTTCGTGTTCAACTTCCCGAACGAGGAAGCAAAGGGCGCTTACCTCAAGCTCGGCTGGGTGGAGGTCGGATCGGTAGCGACTGCCTACCGGATTCAAAACCCCTCACGCTTCTTTTCGGCGTCGTCCGCAAATCTCGATGCTGTCGCCAGCACGGCCGCAGATGCCGGCGCGACGGCGTTCCACCGCGTCCGGGACGCCGTGCGGACGACCGACGGCTCGATCGACGTTCGGCGTCACGACGGCGTCCCAGCCGGCCGGCTCGCTTCGCTGTACGGCGAGGCCGTTCCCGAGCGCATCCACACGCCCCGAACAACGGCGTTTCTCGACTGGCGCTACGCGAACCCGAACTGGGATGCTCGAACGTACACCGCACATCGGGGAGGGGACCTGCTGGCGGCGCTCGTCACCGTCGACGAGCGCGGCGACGGCCTGCGAACCAAGAAAGTACTCGACGGCTTCCCGCTGGTCGGCCAGCGAGCGCGCTCGAACGCGTTCTCGGCGCTCCTCTCGGCGGTCATCGGTGATGCCGACGACGCCGATATCGTGACTGTCGGCGCCGACACGCTTCCGAACGCGGTACTCTCAGAGCACGGGTTCTACTGGGACGACCGACCGCCGCTGTCGCTGCTCGGATCGCTCACCACCGTCGTCGCGCGCCCCCTCTCGCTGACCCAGCCGACCGACTGGACTGTCGGGAACTGTGATCTCCCCGAGCGCCGGGACTGGCGGCTTCCGCTAGCCGAACAGGACTGCTCGTCGTGA
- a CDS encoding DUF7344 domain-containing protein, translating into MQSGLNGGDDQTHSPELTPGRVFEVLESSRRRHVLSILRQRSCELSNAELAATVAVREGDYDCPTDVDEDRLRQVQLSLHHVHLPKLESVGLIERSRGDAQTVALAGDLGPLEPGLDARQTGEQREYYTN; encoded by the coding sequence ATGCAATCGGGACTCAACGGCGGCGACGACCAAACCCATAGCCCGGAGCTGACGCCCGGCCGAGTGTTCGAAGTCCTCGAAAGCTCGCGACGGCGCCACGTCCTCTCGATCCTGCGCCAGCGAAGTTGTGAACTCTCGAACGCCGAACTTGCCGCCACCGTCGCGGTCCGTGAGGGCGACTACGACTGCCCCACCGACGTCGACGAGGACCGGCTTCGACAGGTGCAGTTATCGCTCCATCACGTCCACCTGCCAAAGCTAGAGAGCGTCGGACTCATCGAGCGGTCTCGGGGGGACGCCCAGACGGTCGCGCTGGCCGGCGACCTAGGCCCGCTCGAACCGGGGCTGGATGCCCGACAGACCGGCGAACAACGCGAGTACTACACGAACTAA